The DNA sequence aaacccGCAAAGGGGATATATGGTTCAGGAGTTTCACCGTGGACATCCATTTTTATTGCATACACCCTGAGCCATGGGTGTGTGTACAGCTCCCAAAGCTGTTCATGTTCATACTCTACAGTCCCTTCTtgtaaatgaaaatgagaatttGGATGCGAACTGTCTGTCAACGAGGATAAAAACTACTTCTCCATGATATTTTCAGCATCCGAGTGTCACAAATAAAGGATCTAAATTTAGCCGATAAATTTCCATTAAGATAGCCCATAAGATAATTAGTAAATTCAAGTACTTTGTGAATTTGAACTTACAAAAACTGTGGGGTCACTAAAACTTTGAATCCTCCTGGCTGACGCGGAAAGACATCCTCCAAGTAGTAATACACATGACCGACAGCCATCCCCATTAAGTCAACCCAAACTGTGTTGCCCAATAAAACTGAGAAACCTAGGAGGACCCAAGGCAAGTATGGAgcctaaaacaaaaaataaatgtgaATTAGCATAAAATGTCCTCTTGATTAAAATGCTCCAACTCTTCCGTGCAAGCAATACAAGCTACTACTTAAGATTTATGCTTTATAAAGGCGATCATGATGTACAAACtcaaaaaacaaatcaaaatgaacGCTGAAAGGTTTCAGGACACCATGGTTCCCTCTTCAAGGCTGTAATGCTGACTCAATGCATCAGCATTTATATGTGAGTtcgagttttttaatttttccacattgcttcatgtaaattttaaataaaccCTTTTGATTGAGCGTACTCATGGTGTGACGTATTCAAATAAGGTCAACATCTTTCAAATTATCATGTACCTAGAGAAAGGAAGATGAAAATACCCAGTCCTAATTGAATATTGGTGGGGTAGAATAGAATTTAATAAAAGCAAGAAGAAATTGGTCTGAATTTGATCGAATCTCACATTGTTTAGGCATCATAAGTACAGAAAAAGTACCATGTCATTTTCACTGATGGTGATTTTTAGGTGATAAACACCTCAAAAATATTTGGTTGgattaaaaatctttaaaattatgtCTTTACATCATTTTTCCCTACCTTTGACTCAtcacaaatttaaaaagattgattTCTGTAAAGTGTACATACCTGAAAGTTGAGCACACCAAAAAAGTTTAGGCGAATGTACGGGTTCCGTTTGGACCAGATGTAAACTAGCATTATGGTAAAAGCTTGAcctaaaaacattaaatgtacaaaaagagcaaaaaactgaacagaaaaagttaaggaaaattcATCGGAAGTAATTGTAGAACAACAAATGAAGTAataaatgcaatgaaaaattaataagcTGAACGATTTCTTAAGTCTTACTGGACTTTAtctcttcaaattttgtcatttttcattCGCACCTCCATGAAAATAAGTATCAAGCGTATGCTTGTTTGGTAGGCGCTAGTATATTAATTGCACACTTTAAGCTGCAGTTTTGCGAAGCTTATAAATATTTCTACTGCTTCAGATAGATTAGATTCTCACAATTTTGTGAGAATATATTGTTCTTTCAGACTCAGTCCCTTTTTTAAGAAAGGTGATGCTTCAGATATTGATCTTaccatgaatttttgaaaacaaatgataaaaatgtAAGAGAGTGTTGGTCAAAGGATACAATCATACTTATACCACCAAATAAAAACATAACAACAAAATCAGCAGTGCGGCCCCGAAAAGAGCCCTCCTCTAACATACGACAGTAACGGAACGTGAAgattaagttgaaaaaaaaggtaaaattgacTGTGCCATAAAAGAGGAACGTTGTGATCAGCCGCCAGAACTGGAAAAGAAATGGTTCATGTTAAAGGAATATTTGAATGAGCTTAAAGATATTTTGAGCAAATTCAAAGGGAAAACAATTGAGGATAGAAATATCTTGGTAGCTGAATTTGTTTCAAG is a window from the Bemisia tabaci chromosome 5, PGI_BMITA_v3 genome containing:
- the Der-2 gene encoding derlin-2; the protein is MALQTFRQEYLQMPPVTRAYTTACVLTTIAVQLELVSPFQLYFNPKLIARQYQFWRLITTFLFYGTVNFTFFFNLIFTFRYCRMLEEGSFRGRTADFVVMFLFGGISMIFFALFVHLMFLGQAFTIMLVYIWSKRNPYIRLNFFGVLNFQAPYLPWVLLGFSVLLGNTVWVDLMGMAVGHVYYYLEDVFPRQPGGFKVLVTPQFLKNLLDGNPDDPDYVPSMEDRPGGFNWGEREPDEDN